The segment TTGATGACCGAGCGCATCTCAACGCGCAGTTTCGCATCGAGATTGGAAAGCGGCTCATCCATCAACAGAACATCGGGCGTAATGGCAAGTGCCCTGGCCAGGGCAACGCGCTGCTGCTGACCACCGGAAAGACGTTCCGGCATCCGGTCCGCATACTGATCTATCTGCATCAGCTTCAGAAACTTCTGTGTCTTCTGTTGAATTTCCTCTTTCGGAAGCTTGCGCTGTTTCAAGCCGAAGGCAACATTTTTTTCAACAGTCATATTCGGAAAAACGGCATAGTTCTGAAATACCATGCCGATATTCCGCTTTGCCGGATCCATATCATTGATCCGGACATCATTAAAAAAGAAGTCACCGCCCTCAATGGAATTGAAGCCCGCAATCATCCTCAGCAGCGTCGTCTTACCGCACCCGGATGGACCAAGGAGGGTGAAGAACTCACCCTCCCTGATATCCAGCGATAAGTCGGAAATGATTGTATGATCACCGTATTTTTTGACGGCATCCTGAATCTTGATGTTTACACTCATATTCGACGATCCCCCGGAAAAACCTGAAGCAGCTTACTCAACGCTGCTCGTAAAGATATCTGTCCAGCGCTGCTGCCACTCAGCCTTGTGCTGTGCACAATAATCAATGTCCTCGTAAGCCACATTGATTTCCGAGAACGGTGTCATCAGATCCGTCGTATTCGAAATCTTCGTATTGGCCGGACGAGCCGTTGTCGTCGCAATGGCCTGCTGTCCCTCATCACTCAGCAGGAAGTCGATAAACTTCTTCGCATTTTCTTCATGCGGAGCGCCCTTGATGATCGCAACACCGGCAGGCAGCCAGACAGCACCTTCCGAAGGATAAACAAGCTTCAGATTCGTTGCCCCATCGACCAGAAGACCAACGCACGGATCCTCATAGGAAACGCCAACGGCATACTCACCATCCGCAACACCCTTATAGATCTTGGAAGAAGAATCCAGCATAATGCCATCCAGGTTCTTGGCAAAATCCTCAACAAACTTCCAGGCGTCTTCGTCATATTCGCCCGGTGTTCCCATCACCAGCAGCATATTCGTTAACTCTGCCCAGGCACTGGAAGAGTTTGCCGGATCACCCATGGCAATATGGCCCTTCAGTTCCGGCCACAGAAGATCTTCATACGAGGTGAAATCATCCGGATTCAAGCCGAGTTCCGCAAAGACATCCTTATTTACCAGCAAAGCCGCCGAACCATCGAGGCAGTAATGCGAAATGATGCCTTTATAAACCTGATACTGCTCAGGCAGCAGCTTATCATTCGGTGAAGTATATTCCTCAAAGTTGTCCGGATACTTTTCCAGCTGCGCAGGATTCATACCGCCGAACATGATATCGCCCTGCGGATTTTCCTTTTCTGAATCGATACGGGTCTGCAGATCCCCGGTTCCTGCCGAAATGACTTCAACCTTGATCCCGGTCTCCTTTTCAAACGCAGGAATCGTAGCATTGATCAAAGAATCCGTATTCGGAGAATAAACGACCAGCGTATTATCTCCCGCTGCCGCTGCGGCAGCCGTTGCACTGCCGGAAGATCCTGAAGCGGATGATGAGCCACATCCCGCCAGGCTTACCGCCATCGTAAGCCCAAGAGCGATACTGAAGATACGTTTCATTATCTTTTCCCTCCATCGCCTGCCTGTGCAAGCGCTTTCTATCTCTATTATCTCACGCTAGCATGGTGGTTTCAATAAATTCAGCATATCTGAAAAACAGCTCCCGCACACCGCAGGAGCCATTTCCTCATTCTTTATTCGTTACCGCCTGTAACAATGCCTTTTCAAAGGCCTCAATTCCGCTTTTTGCCGTATTCGATACCGGATACAGATGCGAAATCGGGATGCCTGTTTCAGCCGCAATCCTGCGCAGCTGGTTGTTGGCCTCATTCTTCGAAACTTTATCCGCCTTGGTGCAGGCAGCTAACACGGGAAGATGGGCCTTTTTCCCCGCCTCGATCATCGTCAGGTCATCGTCATTGGGAATGCGGCGAATATCCAGCACCAGCACCAGCGCCTTCAGCTGCTCACGCTGCTGAAAGTAAGGCTCCAGAAGCCCGCCGAAATCAACCGCCCGCTTCGTTCCGCCTTTGGCATAGCCATAGCCCGGAGCATCGGTATAAACCACCTTCTGATCGATCAGAAAGAAGTTGAGAAGCACCGTCTTGCCCGGTGTCTTGCCGGTCCAGGCGGCGTTCTTACGGTTGGTCAGCGCATTGATGAGACTGCTTTTGCCCGCATTCGAGCGTCCGCAGAACAGTATTTCCGGCACATCCGTCGCCGGCCACTGGGAGCGGTCGGCGGCAGATCCGAGAAATTCAACCTCATGGTACTGCATCAGTGCACCAGCGCTTCCTTCAGAACCTGGGAAACATTTTCCACCGGCGTAAAGGTCACGGCCTTGCGCACTGATTCCGGAACATCCTCAAGATCCTTGACGTTTTCCTTCGGAATCAGGATGTGATCGATGCCGGCACGGTTGGCTGCCAGCGACTTTTCACGCAGGCCGCCGATCGGAAGCACGTTGCCGCGCAGCGTTACTTCTCCTGTCATCGCAAGATCCGCATAGACAGGCGTCGAGGTCAAAGCCGAGACAATGGCTGTCGTCAGCGTGACACCGGCCGAAGGTCCGTCTTTCGGAACAGCGCCTTCCGGTACATGAATATGGATGTCGTGGGTCGAGAAGAACTTCGGATCGATGCCGAGCTCCTTGGCATGGGCCTTGACATAGTCCATGGCGATGGAGGCACTTTCCTTCATCACGTCGCCCAGCTTTCCGGTCAGGATCAGATGTCCCTGTCCCTTGAAGTAGTTGACTTCAATCTCCAGAACATCTCCACCGAACGAAGTATAGGCAAGACCCGTGACGCAGCCGATCTGGTTCTTCTTTTCCTTGACGCCGTAGTCAAACTTCTCGCGGCCGAGCCACTGGACGATCAGCTTGTTGGTGATGGTCACCGACTTGCGGCCGTCATTCAGAACGGCAAGCACCGTCTTGCGGCAGAGGCTTGCGATCAGACGTTCCAGCTGACGGACACCGGCCTCCCGCGTATAGTGACGGATCAGATACAGCACCTGCTCATCCTTGAGATGGAACTGGGACGGCTTCAGACCGTTTTCCTTCAGCTGCTTGGGAATCAGATGTTCCGCCGCAATATGCAGCTTGTCAACTTCGGTGTAGGACGGCAGCTCGATGATCTCGAGACGATCCTGCAGCGGAGCCGGAATGTTGTCGAGGTAGTTGGCCGTCGCAATGAACATGACCTTGGAGAGGTCATACGGCTCTTCAAGATAGTGGTCGGAGAAGAATTTGTTCTGTTCCGGATCCAGCACTTCGAGCAGCGCATCGCTCGGATCGCCCTTGTAGTCGGCGCCGAGCTTGTCGATTTCATCAATCAGGAAGACCGGATTGACGACGCCGGCCTTCTTCATGCCCTGGATGATGCGTCCCGGCATCGAGCCGATATAGGTACGGCGATGGCCGCGGATCTCTGCCTCATCCCGTACGCCGCCAAGGCTCATCTTGACAAACTTGCGGTCAAGGGCACGGGCAATGGAGCGGGCAAGCGACGTCTTGCCGACACCGGGAGGACCGACCAGGCACAGAATCGGAGCCGAAAGAGAACCGGTCATCTGCTTGACGGCGAGATATTCCATGATGCGGTCCTTGACCTTCTCGAGGCCGTAGTGGTCCTCATCAAGGATCTGACGCACCTTCTTGAGATCTTCTGAATCTTTGGTTTCCTGATACCAGGGAACCTTGAACATCCAGTCCAGATAGCTGTACTGGACATTGGCTTCAGCCGATCCCGGCTGCAGCATCTCATACCTTCTCAACTCCTCTGTGAGGCGGTCCTTGACGTGCTGCGGATACGGGTTGTCCTTGATCATCTGGCGCATCTTTTCGATGTCGCTGGCGTTGCCGGCAGTGTCGCCGAGTTCTTCCTGGATCGTCTTGATCTTTTCGCGCAGGAAGTATTCCTTCTGGCTTTCGTCGATGTGCTCCTTGACCTTCTGATTGATCGTGGAGTCGATCTCGGCCATGCGCTGCTGCTTTTCCAGCTCCGTGATGATCAGGATCATGCGCTCGTTGACATCGGCGGTCTCAAGGATCTTCTGCTTGGCAGGCACCGACATCGGGAAGTACTGGGCAAACTGATCCGTTAACATCTCGGCGGATACACCCTTCGTCAGACGGGCGACGACTTCCGGCGGGAAGGACGCCGAGAGATTGGACAGCTTCTCAAAGGAGCTGATGATCTGCTTGACAAGTGCCTCTTCCTCGACCGGATCCCCCAGCACGTCTTCCATCGGCTCGACGTCTGCCATCATGATGGCAGAGGTATCGTCGAGGTTCTTCAGGGTGGCGCGCTGAACGCCGGAGAACGTGACGCGCATGAAGCCTTCCTTGCGGCGGACGATCTTGATCGTGCTCAGGGTTCCTACCTTGTAGAGGTTGGCCTCGGTGGGGTTATCGACCATGATGTCGTTCTGGCATACGATCCAGACCTTGGAGTCATAGGACGCAGCTGCTTCGTTGACGGCATTGATGGACTTCTGACGGCCGACTTCGATCATCACGTCCTGTCCCGGAAATACGACGATTCCGCGGGTGCAGACAACGGGTACACGGGTCCAGTTTTCTTTGTTCATAAAACCTCCTTTTACTAAGGACAAAATAAGACGCACTTAGGAATAAGCCGCGTCTTATTGGATATTACTGCTTTTGTTAGCTTACTTGGCTTCTTCCACAGCGCCCTTGGCATTCTTCTTGACGAAGTCCATGGCCAGCTGGCTGCGGAGACCTTCCGTGATGTAGGACTTATCTACAAGCTTCTTGACGGTGTCGATATCCATCTGGTAGGCATCCGCAATGTTCTTGTATTCCTTCTCGTAATCCTCATCCGTCGGCTCGAGTTTCTCCAGCTCAGCGATCTTCTCAAGCGCCAGGCGCATACGAACCGTACGCTCCGCATCCGGGCGCAGGCTCTTCTTGAAGGCATCCAGATCGGAGCCGGTGTACTTAAGGTACATATCCAGCGTCAGACCCTGCTGCTTGAAGTAGTTCTCACGGTTGGAAACCATGTCTTCCACTTCGTTGTCAATCATGACTTCCGGAAGGTCAACCTTCTCAGCGGCGATCAGCTGATCGATGAGCTTCTCCTCCGCTTCATCTTCCGCCTTGGACTTCTTGCTCGAAGCGAGACGGTCCTTTACGAGCTTCTTGAGATCTTCCACATTCTCGACACCAGGGGCGTTGACATCCTTGGCAAAGTCATCATCGAGCTCCGGCAGAACTTCATGCTTCACTTCGTTGACATGTACCTTGAAAACAACGGACGCTCCGCGCAGATCCTCGTGGTAGTAGTCTTCCGGGAACGTCAGGTTCAGTTCCTTGTCTTCGCCGGCCTTGACACCGACCAGGCCCTCTTCGAAGCCCGGGATGAAGGAATGCGAACCAAGCGTCAGATTGTAGTTCTCTGCCTTGCCGCCTTCAAATGCGACGCCGTCACGGAAGCCTTCATAGTTGATGTTGACAGTGTCACCATCGGCTGCTTCGCCATCCTTGACTTCCATATCCGCATACTGCTTGCGCATACGGTCAAGCTCTGCATTGAGCTCATCATCGCTCACTTCGGAATCAGCAACCGTATAGTCGAGGCCCTTGTATTCGCCCATTTCAACTTCCGGACGAACCGCGAAGTCGTAGGTCACGGCAACATGGTCCGCGTCCATATCCTTGACATCGAGCATCGGGCGGGAAATCGGCTCGAGCTTCTTGTCATCGAGACCGGCGCGCAGCCATTCGTTGGCATTGTCATTGACAGCCTCGATCCAGCGCTCACGCTCCGGGATGATCTTTTCCAGCATCTTTGCCGGTACCTGTCCCTTGCGGAAGCCCTTGATCTCCGCCTTGGAGCCAAGCTTGCGGAATGCCTTATCAACGGCCTTCTTCCAGTCTTCACCATCAACGGTAACGGTCATCGTCCCCGTGGACTTTTCTTTTAATTCCCATTCGGTATTCATTTACGTACTCTCCTCTTTGGTCAATTCTTCGATAGTATAGCAGAAATCGGAATTTCGTGGGAATATTCGCTCTATCAACACCATTGACACAGCTTCGCCGCTGTCAATTCAGGTCATCATGCATGTGCATCAGGGTCTCCACTTCCTGGATGCATTGCTGCACCAGTTCTTCGCTCTCCTCTTCTTCATAGGAAAGCGGCAGATACAGATAGGCCTTCTGGATCATGAGACTCTTGGCCATCTGATAAAGAGACGGCTGATTGAGCAGCTCCTTCTGCAGAAGGCTCAACCCCTTCCGTAACCCGGCAGAAGATGCGACGGGCGTCACGCTGTCGCCGTAAAACGTATATTCGACGTCTCCTTTGCGGTAGACGAACTCTTCCTGAATTTCCTGCTGGGCGAGAGCGTCAATCACAAGAGCAGCCGCCATCGGTGCGGGAGAGGAGGAAAGATACTGTTGCAGAGGTACAACGGCTTCGCGCAGATTGGCATCGGCCAGCTCCCCTGCCGCAGCCAATTGATTCTCCGGGGTGCCATGGAGCCCTTTCAGAAGATGCTCAAGCGAGGGACGGGAATGGTCCCGGTCACTTTCCTGATCCCGTCTTTTTCCCTGCAGTGTGCGGGCAAGGCCATGGAGCTTCTCCTCCACTTCGGGCGGGATATACGGCATCGACAGTTCCCGTTTCAGCAGGTACTGTGCCTGCTCAAGATCGCCCTGATTGAGGCTGTCTTCAATTTCCTTCAGTATTTCGTCGTAGTAGTTCATCCGAATTCATTCTAGCAGATAACAAGCGCTGCCATCGAATAGCGGCCAATATACGATGCGGCGGATTAGTTTATTGATCTACCCCCGTTTTCCGCTATCATTTGTTACATGGATAAAACGGAAATTACAGGGTTGAGCGAAAAGGAAGTCAGGCAGAGAACGGCAAAGGGCCTTTCCAATCGAACCAGCGGCAGCGAGGAGAAGACGGCGAAGGACATCATCAAGGAAAATGTCCTGACCTACTTCAACCTGATCTTTCTGGTGCTCGGCATCCTGCTGATCATTGCCGGGGGCTATAACAATCTGACGTTTCTTCCGGTGGTGATCGCCAATACACTGATCGGTACGATCCAGGAACTGTCGGCCAAGAAGGTGCTGGACAAGCTGACCCTTCTCCATGCGCCGAGCGCAAGCGTGATCCGCGACGGCAGAGAGCAGTCGGTGGCGGTAGCGGATCTGGTGCAGGGCGATGTGATTCAGCTCAAGAGCGGCAGCGAGATCCCTGCCGATGCGACCGTTGTCTATGGCGAAGTGTCAGTCAACGAAGCGATGTTAACGGGTGAGACGGACGAGATCAAAAAGCCGGCAGAGGCAAAGCTGCTTTCGGGCAGCTTCGTGGTATCGGGCGAGTGCTGCGCGGTGCTGACGGCGGTCGGTGATAAGTCGTACGCTTCGCAGCTGGCCCGCAAGGCAAAGGATATGAAAAAAGCGGAGCAGTCGGAGATGATCCGCAGTATTGACCGTCTCGTCAAGATTGCGGGCATTCTGATCATTCCGGTGTTTGCGGGACTGATGTATGAGGAAATGGTCGTCAACGGTTCCCCGTTCAGCACAGCCATTACGGGCAGCGTTGCCGCGGTCATCGGCATGATTCCGGAAGGTCTCTACCTGCTGGTATCGGTGGCGTTAGCGATGAGTGCGATGCGGCTGGCAAAGAAAAACGTCATGCTGCATGACATGAAGTCGATCGAGACGCTGTCACGTGTCAACGTCATCTGCGTCGATAAGACCGGAACAGTCACGGAACCTGAGATGCACGTGGAGGAAGTTCACGCGGCCGCTGACGAGATCGATCAGAGAAATGCAGAGCTTCTATTAGGAGACTACATTCGTGCCGTAACGGATACCAACGAGACAATGAAGGCCCTGAGGCAGCACTTCGTTGATCATACGACACGGCACGCCCTGGTCATTTCGGCGTTTTCCTCTGCACTCAAGTACAGCCGGGTCAAGCTCAGTGACAATACGGTTTATGCGCTGGGGGCGCCGGAGATTCTGACAAAGAATGATCCCGCCTACCAGGAGCAGCTGAAGACCTGGGCGTCGGGTGGATACCGTGTTCTGCTCTTTGCTGAGACGCGTGATCGGGATGTCTATGAAGACGGTCTGCACGGGACGGTGAAACCGCTGTTATTTATTCTGTTGAAAAATCCGATTCGTAAGAATGCCCCTTCTACCTTCCGCTATTTCCGTAAGCGCAAAGTCGAGGTCAAGGTCATTTCGGGTGATAATCCGCTGACGGTGTCGCGGGTGGCACAGGCGGCGGGCATTGCGCATGCGAATCGCTACGTGGATTCAAGAACTTTGGCGACGGATACGCAGATTGCCTATGCCGTGACCCACTATGCGGTGTTTGGCCGCACGACTCCGGAGCAGAAACAGAAGATGGTGGAAGCGCTGAAGAAAGCCGGCAAGACGGTTGCGATGACGGGCGATGGCGTCAACGATATTCTGGCGATGAAGAAAGCGGACTGTTCGATTGCGATGGCTTCGGGAAGTGAAGCGGCGATGCAGGCGGCGCAGGTGGTGCTGCTGGATTCGGATTTCAGCCACATGAAGTCGATCATCTCTGAAGGCCGCCGCAACGTTAACAACATTGAGCGTTCCGCCTCCCTGTTCCTTGTGAAGAATATTTTCTCCTTGATGCTGGCGGTGTTTTCGATCATGAATGCGGTCAGCTATCCGCTGGAGCCTTCGCAGATTTCCCTGATCAGTATGTT is part of the Galactobacillus timonensis genome and harbors:
- a CDS encoding extracellular solute-binding protein, whose protein sequence is MKRIFSIALGLTMAVSLAGCGSSSASGSSGSATAAAAAAGDNTLVVYSPNTDSLINATIPAFEKETGIKVEVISAGTGDLQTRIDSEKENPQGDIMFGGMNPAQLEKYPDNFEEYTSPNDKLLPEQYQVYKGIISHYCLDGSAALLVNKDVFAELGLNPDDFTSYEDLLWPELKGHIAMGDPANSSSAWAELTNMLLVMGTPGEYDEDAWKFVEDFAKNLDGIMLDSSSKIYKGVADGEYAVGVSYEDPCVGLLVDGATNLKLVYPSEGAVWLPAGVAIIKGAPHEENAKKFIDFLLSDEGQQAIATTTARPANTKISNTTDLMTPFSEINVAYEDIDYCAQHKAEWQQRWTDIFTSSVE
- the yihA gene encoding ribosome biogenesis GTP-binding protein YihA/YsxC, translating into MQYHEVEFLGSAADRSQWPATDVPEILFCGRSNAGKSSLINALTNRKNAAWTGKTPGKTVLLNFFLIDQKVVYTDAPGYGYAKGGTKRAVDFGGLLEPYFQQREQLKALVLVLDIRRIPNDDDLTMIEAGKKAHLPVLAACTKADKVSKNEANNQLRRIAAETGIPISHLYPVSNTAKSGIEAFEKALLQAVTNKE
- the lon gene encoding endopeptidase La → MNKENWTRVPVVCTRGIVVFPGQDVMIEVGRQKSINAVNEAAASYDSKVWIVCQNDIMVDNPTEANLYKVGTLSTIKIVRRKEGFMRVTFSGVQRATLKNLDDTSAIMMADVEPMEDVLGDPVEEEALVKQIISSFEKLSNLSASFPPEVVARLTKGVSAEMLTDQFAQYFPMSVPAKQKILETADVNERMILIITELEKQQRMAEIDSTINQKVKEHIDESQKEYFLREKIKTIQEELGDTAGNASDIEKMRQMIKDNPYPQHVKDRLTEELRRYEMLQPGSAEANVQYSYLDWMFKVPWYQETKDSEDLKKVRQILDEDHYGLEKVKDRIMEYLAVKQMTGSLSAPILCLVGPPGVGKTSLARSIARALDRKFVKMSLGGVRDEAEIRGHRRTYIGSMPGRIIQGMKKAGVVNPVFLIDEIDKLGADYKGDPSDALLEVLDPEQNKFFSDHYLEEPYDLSKVMFIATANYLDNIPAPLQDRLEIIELPSYTEVDKLHIAAEHLIPKQLKENGLKPSQFHLKDEQVLYLIRHYTREAGVRQLERLIASLCRKTVLAVLNDGRKSVTITNKLIVQWLGREKFDYGVKEKKNQIGCVTGLAYTSFGGDVLEIEVNYFKGQGHLILTGKLGDVMKESASIAMDYVKAHAKELGIDPKFFSTHDIHIHVPEGAVPKDGPSAGVTLTTAIVSALTSTPVYADLAMTGEVTLRGNVLPIGGLREKSLAANRAGIDHILIPKENVKDLEDVPESVRKAVTFTPVENVSQVLKEALVH
- the tig gene encoding trigger factor; this encodes MNTEWELKEKSTGTMTVTVDGEDWKKAVDKAFRKLGSKAEIKGFRKGQVPAKMLEKIIPERERWIEAVNDNANEWLRAGLDDKKLEPISRPMLDVKDMDADHVAVTYDFAVRPEVEMGEYKGLDYTVADSEVSDDELNAELDRMRKQYADMEVKDGEAADGDTVNINYEGFRDGVAFEGGKAENYNLTLGSHSFIPGFEEGLVGVKAGEDKELNLTFPEDYYHEDLRGASVVFKVHVNEVKHEVLPELDDDFAKDVNAPGVENVEDLKKLVKDRLASSKKSKAEDEAEEKLIDQLIAAEKVDLPEVMIDNEVEDMVSNRENYFKQQGLTLDMYLKYTGSDLDAFKKSLRPDAERTVRMRLALEKIAELEKLEPTDEDYEKEYKNIADAYQMDIDTVKKLVDKSYITEGLRSQLAMDFVKKNAKGAVEEAK
- a CDS encoding DUF3196 domain-containing protein yields the protein MNYYDEILKEIEDSLNQGDLEQAQYLLKRELSMPYIPPEVEEKLHGLARTLQGKRRDQESDRDHSRPSLEHLLKGLHGTPENQLAAAGELADANLREAVVPLQQYLSSSPAPMAAALVIDALAQQEIQEEFVYRKGDVEYTFYGDSVTPVASSAGLRKGLSLLQKELLNQPSLYQMAKSLMIQKAYLYLPLSYEEEESEELVQQCIQEVETLMHMHDDLN
- a CDS encoding HAD-IC family P-type ATPase, which translates into the protein MDKTEITGLSEKEVRQRTAKGLSNRTSGSEEKTAKDIIKENVLTYFNLIFLVLGILLIIAGGYNNLTFLPVVIANTLIGTIQELSAKKVLDKLTLLHAPSASVIRDGREQSVAVADLVQGDVIQLKSGSEIPADATVVYGEVSVNEAMLTGETDEIKKPAEAKLLSGSFVVSGECCAVLTAVGDKSYASQLARKAKDMKKAEQSEMIRSIDRLVKIAGILIIPVFAGLMYEEMVVNGSPFSTAITGSVAAVIGMIPEGLYLLVSVALAMSAMRLAKKNVMLHDMKSIETLSRVNVICVDKTGTVTEPEMHVEEVHAAADEIDQRNAELLLGDYIRAVTDTNETMKALRQHFVDHTTRHALVISAFSSALKYSRVKLSDNTVYALGAPEILTKNDPAYQEQLKTWASGGYRVLLFAETRDRDVYEDGLHGTVKPLLFILLKNPIRKNAPSTFRYFRKRKVEVKVISGDNPLTVSRVAQAAGIAHANRYVDSRTLATDTQIAYAVTHYAVFGRTTPEQKQKMVEALKKAGKTVAMTGDGVNDILAMKKADCSIAMASGSEAAMQAAQVVLLDSDFSHMKSIISEGRRNVNNIERSASLFLVKNIFSLMLAVFSIMNAVSYPLEPSQISLISMFNIGIPSFFLAMEPNEEPIRKGFMRRIIANALPGALTDYFLVMMLVVFAQEFKISNADVSIVSTYLMALVGFYVVYRISRPANRFRVSVLIGCIVGFSIGVLRFSSFFGIDRISGHATMLGMIFMFASFTVFYLFDHLFDLFADLSASLQKRAKVKT